A genomic window from Limibacillus sp. includes:
- the rpmC gene encoding 50S ribosomal protein L29 — MKAAEVNAKGADELKELLVQLKKEQFNLRFQQASGQLENTARVRQVRRDIARVKTVLGAKTATAGE, encoded by the coding sequence ATGAAGGCCGCTGAGGTGAATGCAAAGGGCGCCGACGAGCTGAAGGAACTGCTCGTCCAGCTCAAGAAGGAACAGTTCAACCTGCGTTTTCAGCAGGCGAGCGGTCAGCTCGAGAACACTGCCCGCGTCCGTCAGGTGCGCCGCGACATCGCGCGCGTGAAGACGGTCCTGGGCGCCAAGACGGCTACGGCCGGGGAGTAA
- a CDS encoding 50S ribosomal protein L23: MYDLVKRPVVTEKSTMASENNQVVFEVPLDAAKPEIKVAVETLFKVKVSAVNTLRSKGKVKRFRGIMGTRPDTKKAYVTLAEGHSIDVTTGV, translated from the coding sequence ATGTACGACCTGGTGAAGCGTCCGGTGGTGACCGAAAAATCCACCATGGCGTCGGAGAACAATCAGGTGGTCTTCGAGGTGCCGCTCGACGCGGCCAAGCCGGAGATCAAAGTGGCCGTGGAGACGCTGTTCAAGGTGAAGGTATCCGCCGTGAACACGCTGCGCTCCAAGGGCAAGGTGAAGCGCTTCCGCGGTATCATGGGCACGCGCCCCGATACCAAGAAGGCCTATGTCACCCTCGCCGAAGGTCACTCCATCGACGTGACCACGGGGGTCTAA
- the rplP gene encoding 50S ribosomal protein L16: MLQPKRTKFRKQHKGRIHGTAKGGTLVQFGAYGMKATTPGRVSARQIEAARRAITRHMRRVGKLWIRVFPDVPVSSKPAEVRQGKGKGTPEWWAVRIKPGRILFELDGVPRPMAEEAFRLAAAKLPVQTKFVTRLGEGG; this comes from the coding sequence ATGTTGCAGCCGAAGCGCACTAAATTCCGCAAGCAGCACAAGGGCCGCATCCACGGCACCGCCAAGGGCGGCACCCTGGTTCAGTTCGGCGCCTATGGCATGAAGGCGACCACGCCGGGCCGCGTGTCGGCGCGTCAGATCGAGGCGGCCCGCCGCGCGATCACCCGCCACATGCGCCGCGTCGGCAAGCTCTGGATCCGCGTGTTCCCGGACGTGCCGGTGTCCTCCAAGCCCGCCGAGGTTCGTCAGGGTAAGGGTAAGGGCACGCCGGAGTGGTGGGCCGTCCGGATCAAGCCGGGCCGCATCCTGTTCGAGTTGGATGGCGTGCCGCGCCCGATGGCCGAGGAGGCCTTCCGCCTGGCCGCGGCCAAGCTGCCGGTGCAGACCAAGTTTGTCACCCGCCTGGGTGAAGGAGGCTAA
- the rpsS gene encoding 30S ribosomal protein S19, translated as MARSVWKGPFVDGYLLKKADTARDSGRNEIIKTWSRRSTIMPQFVGLTFGVYNGQKFLPVLVTEQMVGHKFGEFAPTRTYYGHAADKKAKR; from the coding sequence GTGGCCCGCTCAGTATGGAAAGGTCCGTTCGTCGACGGCTATCTGCTCAAGAAGGCCGATACCGCGCGCGATTCCGGACGCAACGAGATCATCAAGACCTGGTCGCGCCGTTCGACCATCATGCCGCAGTTCGTCGGTCTGACCTTCGGCGTCTATAACGGCCAGAAGTTCCTGCCGGTCCTGGTGACCGAGCAGATGGTCGGCCACAAGTTTGGCGAGTTCGCGCCGACGCGGACCTACTACGGTCACGCGGCGGACAAGAAGGCGAAGAGGTAA
- the rplN gene encoding 50S ribosomal protein L14, producing MIQMQSNLDVADNSGARRVQCIKVLGGSKRKSAGVGDIIVVSVKEAIPRGRVAKGSVHRAVIVRTAFDIRRPDGSVIRFDRNAAVLINKQGEPIGTRIFGPVTRELRSKRFMKIISLAPEVL from the coding sequence ATGATCCAGATGCAGTCCAACCTGGATGTCGCCGACAACTCAGGCGCGCGCCGCGTCCAGTGCATCAAGGTGTTGGGCGGATCGAAGCGCAAGTCCGCCGGCGTGGGTGACATCATCGTGGTCTCCGTTAAGGAGGCCATCCCGCGCGGCCGCGTGGCCAAGGGATCGGTGCATCGCGCCGTGATCGTGCGCACCGCGTTCGACATTCGCCGTCCCGACGGGTCGGTCATTCGTTTCGACCGCAACGCCGCCGTGCTGATCAACAAGCAGGGTGAGCCGATCGGAACCCGCATCTTCGGGCCTGTGACCCGCGAGCTGCGTTCCAAGCGGTTCATGAAGATCATTTCGCTGGCGCCCGAGGTGCTGTGA
- the rplE gene encoding 50S ribosomal protein L5, whose protein sequence is MKARFQERYENEIRANMMKEFGYTNILQVPRVEKIVINMGVGKATQDSKKVKAATQDLTAIAGQKPVVTIARKSIAGFKLREGMPIGTKVTLRRTRMYEFLDRLVTIALPRTRDFRGLNPKSFDGRGNYAMGVKEQIIFPEIEYDQVDEIRGMDIIICTTANTDDEARALLRGFEMPFIKN, encoded by the coding sequence ATGAAAGCCCGCTTCCAAGAGCGCTACGAGAACGAGATTCGCGCCAACATGATGAAGGAGTTCGGCTACACGAACATCCTTCAGGTGCCGCGCGTCGAGAAGATCGTGATCAACATGGGCGTCGGCAAGGCGACCCAGGACTCCAAGAAGGTGAAGGCGGCGACCCAAGACCTGACCGCCATCGCCGGGCAGAAGCCCGTGGTGACCATCGCGCGCAAGTCCATCGCCGGCTTCAAGCTGCGCGAGGGCATGCCGATCGGGACCAAGGTCACCCTGCGCCGGACCCGCATGTACGAGTTCCTGGACCGTCTGGTGACCATCGCCCTGCCGCGCACCCGTGACTTCCGGGGCCTGAACCCGAAGTCCTTCGACGGGCGGGGCAACTACGCCATGGGCGTGAAGGAGCAGATCATCTTCCCGGAGATCGAGTACGACCAGGTCGACGAGATCCGGGGTATGGACATCATCATCTGCACCACGGCCAACACTGACGATGAAGCCCGCGCGCTGCTGCGTGGCTTCGAAATGCCGTTCATTAAGAACTGA
- the rplX gene encoding 50S ribosomal protein L24, whose product MTSKMKIKKGDRVIVTTGRDKGKEGEVLRVMPAESRLIVSGVNMVKRHNRPGPMSQGGIEEKEAPIHVSNVAHIDPNDKKATRVGFKVEGERKVRISRRSGVAIDQ is encoded by the coding sequence ATGACGAGCAAGATGAAGATCAAGAAGGGCGACCGGGTCATCGTGACCACCGGCCGCGACAAGGGTAAGGAAGGCGAAGTGCTTCGCGTCATGCCCGCCGAGAGCCGTCTGATCGTCTCCGGCGTGAACATGGTCAAGCGCCACAACCGTCCCGGCCCGATGAGCCAGGGTGGCATCGAGGAGAAGGAAGCCCCGATCCACGTGTCCAACGTTGCGCACATCGACCCCAACGACAAGAAGGCGACCCGCGTCGGCTTCAAGGTCGAGGGCGAGCGCAAAGTCCGCATCTCGCGCCGCTCCGGCGTCGCGATCGACCAGTAA
- the rplC gene encoding 50S ribosomal protein L3, which produces MRTGLIAQKLGMTRVYTDEGAHVPVTVLKVDGCQVVAVRREETEGYNAVQLGAGGIKVKNVTKQMRGHFAKAKVEPKRRLAEFRVDADALLEVGAELSAAHFVPGQKVDVTGTSIGKGFAGVMKRHNFGGLRASHGVSISHRSHGSTGQNQDPGRVFKGKKMAGHMGAGRVTTLNLEVVQVDEERGLVLIKGAVPGSENGWVVLRDAVKSKLPSDLPFPAGLKSAGAAAAPAEEAPAEEAPAEEAPAEETPVETAAPEAEAEAPEAGTEEKKED; this is translated from the coding sequence ATGCGCACCGGCCTAATCGCACAGAAACTGGGCATGACCCGCGTCTACACGGACGAGGGCGCCCACGTTCCGGTCACGGTCCTGAAAGTGGACGGCTGCCAGGTGGTTGCCGTGCGCCGCGAGGAGACCGAAGGCTATAACGCCGTGCAGCTGGGCGCTGGCGGCATCAAGGTGAAGAACGTCACCAAGCAGATGCGCGGCCACTTCGCCAAGGCGAAGGTGGAGCCCAAGCGCCGCTTGGCCGAGTTCCGCGTCGACGCCGACGCGTTGCTCGAGGTGGGCGCGGAGCTCTCCGCGGCGCACTTCGTGCCCGGCCAGAAGGTGGACGTTACCGGCACCTCGATCGGTAAGGGTTTCGCGGGCGTCATGAAGCGCCACAACTTCGGCGGCCTGCGCGCCAGCCACGGCGTGTCCATCTCGCACCGCAGCCACGGCTCGACCGGTCAGAACCAGGATCCGGGCCGTGTCTTCAAGGGCAAGAAGATGGCGGGCCACATGGGCGCCGGGCGCGTCACCACCCTCAACCTTGAGGTTGTGCAGGTGGACGAAGAGCGCGGCCTGGTCCTGATCAAGGGCGCGGTCCCCGGTTCCGAGAACGGCTGGGTCGTCCTGCGCGACGCCGTGAAGTCGAAGCTGCCTTCGGATCTGCCGTTCCCGGCCGGTCTGAAGTCCGCCGGCGCCGCAGCGGCTCCCGCTGAGGAGGCTCCTGCCGAGGAAGCCCCTGCCGAGGAGGCTCCCGCAGAGGAGACCCCGGTGGAGACGGCTGCGCCCGAGGCTGAGGCTGAGGCGCCCGAGGCCGGCACCGAAGAGAAGAAGGAAGACTGA
- the rplD gene encoding 50S ribosomal protein L4 — MKAAVTTLENKKAGDITLADEVFGLPPRKDILSRMVNWQLAKRRAGTHKVKERGEVAGSTRKIVRQKGSGGARHGSKRANIFRGGGVVHGPRVRSHEIDLPKKVRALALKTALSAKAAEGKLIVLDSDKAGSAKTKELRACFEALGWSNVLIVGGAALDENFARAARNLPGVDVLPQQGANVYDILRRDTLVLTKEAVEALEARLK, encoded by the coding sequence ATGAAGGCCGCAGTCACAACCCTGGAAAACAAGAAGGCCGGCGACATCACGCTCGCTGACGAGGTCTTCGGTTTGCCGCCGCGCAAGGACATCCTTTCGCGGATGGTGAACTGGCAGTTGGCCAAGCGCCGCGCCGGCACCCACAAGGTGAAGGAGCGCGGCGAGGTCGCCGGTTCGACCCGCAAGATCGTGCGTCAGAAGGGCAGCGGCGGGGCCCGCCACGGCTCCAAGCGCGCGAATATCTTCCGCGGCGGCGGCGTGGTTCACGGCCCGCGCGTGCGCAGCCACGAGATCGATCTTCCCAAGAAGGTCCGGGCGCTGGCGCTGAAGACCGCGCTTTCCGCCAAGGCCGCCGAGGGCAAGCTGATCGTGCTCGACAGCGACAAGGCCGGGTCGGCCAAGACCAAGGAGCTGCGGGCGTGTTTCGAGGCGCTTGGCTGGTCCAACGTGCTGATCGTCGGCGGCGCGGCTCTCGATGAGAACTTCGCGCGCGCCGCGCGCAACCTGCCAGGCGTCGACGTGCTGCCGCAGCAGGGCGCCAACGTCTATGACATTCTGCGCCGCGACACCCTGGTGCTTACCAAGGAAGCGGTGGAAGCGCTGGAGGCTCGACTGAAATGA
- the rpsC gene encoding 30S ribosomal protein S3 — MGHKVNPIGLRVGINRTWDSRWYADSDYGKLLHEDLKLRDYLQKRLPQAGVSKVIIERPAKRARITIHSARPGVIIGKKGQDIEKLRQELIRMTGGDVALNIVEVRKPELDAKLVAENIAGQLERRVAFRRAMKRAVQSTMRLGAEGIRINCGGRLGGAEIARTEWYREGRVPLHTLRADIDYGEATAKTTYGTCGVKVWIFKGEILAHDPMAQDKRQGDAAPAGGRN, encoded by the coding sequence ATGGGTCACAAAGTAAATCCGATCGGCCTGCGCGTCGGCATCAACCGTACCTGGGACTCCCGTTGGTACGCCGATAGCGACTACGGCAAGCTGCTGCACGAGGATCTGAAGCTTCGTGACTACCTGCAGAAGCGTTTGCCCCAGGCCGGCGTTTCCAAGGTGATCATCGAGCGTCCGGCCAAGCGCGCGCGCATCACCATCCACAGCGCGCGCCCCGGCGTGATCATCGGCAAGAAGGGCCAGGACATCGAGAAGCTGCGTCAGGAGCTGATCCGCATGACCGGCGGTGACGTGGCGCTGAACATCGTCGAGGTCCGCAAGCCCGAGCTGGACGCCAAGCTGGTCGCCGAGAACATCGCCGGTCAGCTGGAGCGCCGCGTCGCCTTCCGCCGCGCCATGAAGCGCGCGGTGCAGTCGACCATGCGCCTGGGCGCGGAAGGCATCCGCATCAACTGCGGCGGCCGACTGGGCGGCGCTGAGATCGCGCGCACCGAGTGGTACCGCGAGGGCCGCGTGCCCCTGCACACCCTGCGTGCGGACATCGACTACGGCGAGGCGACCGCGAAGACCACCTACGGCACCTGTGGTGTGAAGGTTTGGATCTTCAAGGGCGAGATTCTGGCGCACGATCCCATGGCGCAGGACAAGCGCCAGGGTGACGCAGCGCCCGCCGGCGGCCGCAACTAA
- the rpsQ gene encoding 30S ribosomal protein S17: MPRRVLQGVVVSDKTDKTITVLVERRIMHPLYKKFIKRSKRYHAHDEANQYKIGDVVQIEECRPVSKTKSWRVIGATGQTQDVAGAGA, from the coding sequence ATGCCGCGTCGTGTGCTGCAAGGTGTGGTCGTGAGCGACAAGACCGACAAGACCATCACGGTCTTGGTCGAGCGTCGGATCATGCACCCGCTCTACAAGAAGTTCATCAAGCGCTCCAAGCGCTACCACGCTCATGATGAAGCCAATCAGTACAAGATTGGTGACGTGGTGCAGATCGAGGAATGCCGTCCGGTTTCCAAGACCAAATCCTGGCGTGTGATCGGTGCGACCGGTCAGACGCAGGACGTGGCTGGGGCCGGAGCGTAA
- the rplV gene encoding 50S ribosomal protein L22: MGKQSAPRKVADNEAMAMARNLRTSPRKLNLVAASIRGMSAEAALQQLTFSRRRIANDVKKVLQSAIANAENNHQLDVDRLVVAEASVGKSFVMRRFRARARGRVGRLLKPWSRLTIVVREREETA; this comes from the coding sequence ATGGGTAAGCAAAGCGCACCCCGCAAGGTCGCCGATAACGAGGCGATGGCGATGGCCCGCAATCTGCGGACCAGCCCGCGCAAGCTGAATCTTGTCGCGGCTTCGATCCGCGGCATGTCGGCCGAAGCGGCCCTGCAGCAGCTCACCTTCTCGCGCCGTCGTATCGCGAACGACGTGAAGAAGGTCCTGCAGTCGGCGATCGCCAATGCGGAGAACAATCATCAGTTGGACGTCGACCGCCTTGTCGTGGCCGAGGCGTCCGTCGGCAAATCCTTCGTCATGCGGCGTTTCCGCGCTCGCGCTCGCGGCCGGGTCGGTCGCCTGCTGAAGCCCTGGAGCCGCTTGACGATCGTGGTTCGCGAACGCGAGGAGACGGCGTAA
- the rplB gene encoding 50S ribosomal protein L2, whose amino-acid sequence MALKTYNPTTPGRRQLVQVDRSDLYKGKPVKALTEGLSKSGGRNNTGRITARRIGGGAKRRYRIVDFKRRKFDVPATVERLEYDPNRTAFIALISYEDGEQAYILAPQRLKAGDKVIAGDRVDVKPGNAMPLKSIPVGTIVHNVELKAGKGGQMARSAGTYVQIVGRDAGYALLRLASGEVRMVRGECMATIGAVSNPDQANTNLGKAGRKRWQGKRPAVRGVAMNPVDHPHGGGEGRTSGGRHPVTPWGKPTKGAKTRHNKKTDGLIVRRRRAKK is encoded by the coding sequence ATGGCCTTGAAGACTTACAATCCGACCACGCCGGGTCGCCGCCAGCTTGTTCAGGTCGATCGTTCCGACCTCTACAAGGGCAAGCCCGTCAAGGCGCTGACCGAAGGTCTTTCGAAGTCCGGCGGACGCAACAACACCGGCCGCATCACCGCGCGCCGCATCGGCGGCGGCGCCAAGCGCCGCTACCGCATCGTCGACTTCAAGCGCCGCAAGTTCGATGTGCCCGCGACGGTCGAGCGTCTGGAATACGATCCGAACCGCACCGCCTTCATCGCGCTGATCAGCTACGAGGACGGCGAGCAGGCCTACATCCTGGCGCCCCAGCGTCTGAAGGCCGGCGACAAGGTCATCGCGGGCGACCGCGTGGACGTGAAGCCCGGCAACGCCATGCCGCTGAAGTCGATCCCCGTCGGCACGATCGTGCACAACGTGGAGCTGAAGGCGGGCAAGGGCGGTCAGATGGCGCGCTCGGCTGGCACCTACGTGCAGATCGTCGGCCGCGACGCCGGCTACGCGCTGCTGCGCCTCGCCTCTGGCGAAGTCCGCATGGTGCGCGGCGAGTGCATGGCCACGATCGGCGCGGTGTCCAACCCGGATCAGGCCAACACCAACCTGGGCAAGGCCGGACGCAAGCGTTGGCAGGGCAAGCGCCCTGCGGTTCGCGGCGTCGCCATGAACCCGGTCGATCACCCGCACGGCGGCGGCGAAGGCCGCACCTCCGGCGGTCGTCATCCGGTTACCCCTTGGGGTAAGCCGACCAAGGGCGCCAAGACGCGTCACAACAAAAAGACGGACGGCCTCATCGTGCGCCGCCGTCGCGCGAAGAAGTAA